In Arthrobacter sp. SLBN-83, one DNA window encodes the following:
- a CDS encoding winged helix-turn-helix transcriptional regulator, protein MKAAPLPLAFDDGVFPAGCPSRVVLDHITSKWGVLILLALSEGEQRWSDLRRRAEGISEKMLAQTLKTLERDGLVSRNAQPVIPPRVDYSLTERGYELSALLVPLVAWAFENAEEIVNGAGAGK, encoded by the coding sequence ATGAAAGCAGCCCCCCTGCCCTTGGCGTTTGACGACGGCGTGTTCCCGGCCGGGTGCCCCAGCCGCGTCGTACTGGACCACATCACCAGCAAATGGGGTGTCCTGATCCTGCTCGCGCTGTCCGAGGGCGAACAGCGGTGGAGCGACCTGCGACGGCGTGCGGAGGGCATCAGCGAAAAAATGCTGGCCCAGACGTTGAAGACACTCGAGCGTGACGGCCTGGTGAGCAGGAACGCGCAGCCCGTCATTCCGCCCAGGGTGGACTACAGCCTCACGGAACGGGGCTACGAGTTAAGCGCACTCCTGGTGCCGCTGGTGGCGTGGGCATTCGAGAACGCAGAGGAAATCGTCAACGGCGCCGGAGCAGGCAAGTAG